A region of Pseudorasbora parva isolate DD20220531a chromosome 14, ASM2467924v1, whole genome shotgun sequence DNA encodes the following proteins:
- the LOC137039477 gene encoding hatching enzyme 1.2-like isoform X1 gives MDTRASLSVLLLLFGISQASPLMEPETVDITTRILESNNGSSEVLIEGDLVFPKTRNALYCLNNNCFWKKNSNNLVEVPYIVSNEFSNYDKSVITNAMSTFNSKTCIRFVARSTQTDYISIENKDGCFSNLGRTGGKQVVSLKRNGCIYHGIVQHELNHALGFYHEQTRSDRDQYVKINWENISPAMAYNFQKQNTNNQNTPYDYGSIMHYGNTAFSIQPWKETITPIPDDTVVIGQRQGMSKTDILRINKLYGC, from the exons ATGGACACAAGAGCCTCCCTCTCcgttctgctgctgctgtttggCATCTCTCAGGCGTCTCCTCTCATG GAGCCTGAAACTGTGGACATCACTACAAGGATTTTGGAGTCCAACAATG GATCTTCTGAAGTCTTGATTGAAGGAGATCTGGTGTTTCCTAAAACCAGAAATGCTCTCTACTGCCTCAACAACAACTGTTTCTGGAAGAAAAACTCTAACAACTTAGTGGAGGTCCCTTACATAGTGAGCAATGAATTCT CTAATTATGACAAATCAGTGATTACGAACGCCATGTCGACCTTTAATAGCAAAACCTGCATCCGCTTTGTGGCTAGATCAACTCAGACCGACTACATCAGCATTGAGAACAAAGATGG GTGCTTCTCTAATTTAGGAAGAACTGGTGGAAAACAGGTGGTCTCCCTCAAAAGGAACGGCTGTATTTACCATGGCATCGTACAACATGAGCTCAATCATGCCCTGGGCTTCTACCATGAGCAAACCAGGAGCGATCGTGACCAGTATGTCAAAATCAACTGGGAGAACATCTCTCCTGCTATGGCCTACAACTTCCAGAAACAGAACACCAACAACCAAAACACTCCATACGACTACGGCTCTATCATGCACTATGGAAACACAGCCTTCTCCATCCAGCCCTGGAAGGAAACCATCACTCCCATTCCTGATGATACTGTGGTAATCGGACAAAGGCAGGGAATGTCCAAAACTGACATCCTGAGGATCAACAAGCTGTATGGATGCTGA
- the LOC137039476 gene encoding hatching enzyme 1.2-like isoform X1 → MDTRASLSVLLLLFGISQASPLMEPETVDITTRILESNNGSSEVLIEGDLVFPKTRNALYCLNNNCFWKKNSNNLVEVPYIVSNEFSNYDKSVITNAMSTFNSKTCIRFVARSTQTDYISIENKDGCFSSLGRTGGKQVVSLNRNGCVYNGIVQHELNHALGFYHEQTRSDRDQYVKINWENISPAMAYNFQKQNTNNQNTPYDYGSIMHYGNTAFSIQPWKETITPIPDDTVVIGQRQGMSKTDILRINKLYGC, encoded by the exons ATGGACACAAGAGCCTCCCTCTCcgttctgctgctgctgtttggCATCTCTCAGGCGTCTCCTCTCATG GAGCCTGAAACTGTGGACATCACTACAAGGATTTTGGAGTCCAACAATG GATCTTCTGAAGTCTTGATTGAAGGAGATCTGGTGTTTCCTAAAACCAGAAATGCTCTCTACTGCCTCAACAACAACTGTTTCTGGAAGAAAAACTCTAACAACTTAGTGGAGGTCCCTTACATAGTGAGCAATGAATTCT CTAATTATGACAAATCAGTGATTACGAACGCCATGTCGACCTTTAATAGCAAAACCTGCATCCGCTTTGTGGCTAGATCAACTCAGACCGACTACATCAGCATTGAGAACAAAGATGG GTGCTTCTCTTCTTTAGGAAGAACTGGTGGCAAACAGGTGGTCTCCCTCAACAGGAACGGCTGTGTTTACAATGGCATCGTACAACATGAGCTCAATCATGCCCTGGGCTTCTACCACGAGCAAACCAGGAGCGATCGTGACCAGTATGTCAAAATCAACTGGGAGAACATCTCCCCTGCTATGGCCTACAACTTCCAGAAACAGAACACCAACAACCAAAACACTCCATACGACTACGGCTCTATCATGCACTATGGAAACACAGCCTTCTCCATCCAGCCCTGGAAGGAAACCATCACTCCCATTCCTGATGATACTGTGGTAATCGGACAAAGGCAGGGAATGTCCAAAACTGACATCCTGAGGATCAACAAGCTGTATGGATGCTGA
- the LOC137039475 gene encoding hatching enzyme 1.2-like, which translates to MDTRASLSVLLLLFGISQASPLMVRSCLEPETVDITTRILESNNGSSEVLIEGDLVFPKTRNALYCFHNNCFWKKNSNNIVEVPYIVSNEFSNYDKSVITNAMSTFNSKTCIRFVARSTQTDYISIENKDGCFSFLGRTGGKQVVSLKRNGCVYNGIVQHELNHALGFYHEQTRSDRDQYVKINWENISPAMAYNFQIQNTNNQNTSYDYGSIMHYGNTAFSIQPWLETITPIPDETVKIGQRQGMSKTDILRINKLYGC; encoded by the exons ATGGACACAAGAGCCTCCCTCTCcgttctgctgctgctgtttggCATCTCTCAGGCGTCTCCTCTCATGGTAAGATCGTGTCTA GAGCCTGAAACTGTGGACATCACTACAAGGATTTTGGAGTCCAACAATG GATCTTCTGAAGTCTTGATTGAAGGAGATCTGGTGTTTCCTAAAACCAGAAATGCTCTCTACTGCTTCCACAACAACTGTTTCTGGAAGAAAAACTCTAACAACATAGTGGAGGTCCCTTACATAGTGAGCAATGAATTCT CTAATTATGACAAATCAGTGATTACGAACGCCATGTCGACCTTTAATAGCAAAACCTGCATCCGCTTTGTGGCTAGATCAACTCAGACCGACTACATCAGCATTGAGAACAAAGATGG GTGCTTCTCTTTTTTAGGAAGAACTGGTGGCAAACAGGTGGTCTCCCTCAAAAGGAACGGCTGTGTTTACAATGGCATCGTACAACATGAGCTCAATCATGCCCTGGGCTTCTACCATGAGCAAACCAGGAGCGATCGTGACCAGTATGTCAAAATCAACTGGGAGAACATCTCTCCTGCTATGGCCTACAACTTCCAGATACAGAACACCAACAACCAAAACACTTCATACGACTACGGCTCTATCATGCACTATGGAAACACAGCCTTCTCCATCCAGCCCTGGCTGGAAACCATCACTCCCATTCCTGATGAGActgtgaaaatcggacaaaggCAGGGAATGTCCAAAACCGACATCCTGAGGATCAACAAGCTGTATGGATGCTGA
- the LOC137039476 gene encoding hatching enzyme 1.2-like isoform X2 has protein sequence MDTRASLSVLLLLFGISQASPLMVRSCLEPETVDITTRILESNNGSSEVLIEGDLVFPKTRNALYCLNNNCFWKKNSNNLVEVPYIVSNEFSNYDKSVITNAMSTFNSKTCIRFVARSTQTDYISIENKDGCFSSLGRTGGKQVVSLNRNGCVYNGIVQHELNHALGFYHEQTRSDRDQYVKINWENISPAMAYNFQKQNTNNQNTPYDYGSIMHYGNTAFSIQPWKETITPIPDDTVVIGQRQGMSKTDILRINKLYGC, from the exons ATGGACACAAGAGCCTCCCTCTCcgttctgctgctgctgtttggCATCTCTCAGGCGTCTCCTCTCATGGTAAGATCGTGTCTA GAGCCTGAAACTGTGGACATCACTACAAGGATTTTGGAGTCCAACAATG GATCTTCTGAAGTCTTGATTGAAGGAGATCTGGTGTTTCCTAAAACCAGAAATGCTCTCTACTGCCTCAACAACAACTGTTTCTGGAAGAAAAACTCTAACAACTTAGTGGAGGTCCCTTACATAGTGAGCAATGAATTCT CTAATTATGACAAATCAGTGATTACGAACGCCATGTCGACCTTTAATAGCAAAACCTGCATCCGCTTTGTGGCTAGATCAACTCAGACCGACTACATCAGCATTGAGAACAAAGATGG GTGCTTCTCTTCTTTAGGAAGAACTGGTGGCAAACAGGTGGTCTCCCTCAACAGGAACGGCTGTGTTTACAATGGCATCGTACAACATGAGCTCAATCATGCCCTGGGCTTCTACCACGAGCAAACCAGGAGCGATCGTGACCAGTATGTCAAAATCAACTGGGAGAACATCTCCCCTGCTATGGCCTACAACTTCCAGAAACAGAACACCAACAACCAAAACACTCCATACGACTACGGCTCTATCATGCACTATGGAAACACAGCCTTCTCCATCCAGCCCTGGAAGGAAACCATCACTCCCATTCCTGATGATACTGTGGTAATCGGACAAAGGCAGGGAATGTCCAAAACTGACATCCTGAGGATCAACAAGCTGTATGGATGCTGA
- the LOC137039477 gene encoding hatching enzyme 1.2-like isoform X2, translating to MDTRASLSVLLLLFGISQASPLMVRSCLEPETVDITTRILESNNGSSEVLIEGDLVFPKTRNALYCLNNNCFWKKNSNNLVEVPYIVSNEFSNYDKSVITNAMSTFNSKTCIRFVARSTQTDYISIENKDGCFSNLGRTGGKQVVSLKRNGCIYHGIVQHELNHALGFYHEQTRSDRDQYVKINWENISPAMAYNFQKQNTNNQNTPYDYGSIMHYGNTAFSIQPWKETITPIPDDTVVIGQRQGMSKTDILRINKLYGC from the exons ATGGACACAAGAGCCTCCCTCTCcgttctgctgctgctgtttggCATCTCTCAGGCGTCTCCTCTCATGGTAAGATCGTGTCTA GAGCCTGAAACTGTGGACATCACTACAAGGATTTTGGAGTCCAACAATG GATCTTCTGAAGTCTTGATTGAAGGAGATCTGGTGTTTCCTAAAACCAGAAATGCTCTCTACTGCCTCAACAACAACTGTTTCTGGAAGAAAAACTCTAACAACTTAGTGGAGGTCCCTTACATAGTGAGCAATGAATTCT CTAATTATGACAAATCAGTGATTACGAACGCCATGTCGACCTTTAATAGCAAAACCTGCATCCGCTTTGTGGCTAGATCAACTCAGACCGACTACATCAGCATTGAGAACAAAGATGG GTGCTTCTCTAATTTAGGAAGAACTGGTGGAAAACAGGTGGTCTCCCTCAAAAGGAACGGCTGTATTTACCATGGCATCGTACAACATGAGCTCAATCATGCCCTGGGCTTCTACCATGAGCAAACCAGGAGCGATCGTGACCAGTATGTCAAAATCAACTGGGAGAACATCTCTCCTGCTATGGCCTACAACTTCCAGAAACAGAACACCAACAACCAAAACACTCCATACGACTACGGCTCTATCATGCACTATGGAAACACAGCCTTCTCCATCCAGCCCTGGAAGGAAACCATCACTCCCATTCCTGATGATACTGTGGTAATCGGACAAAGGCAGGGAATGTCCAAAACTGACATCCTGAGGATCAACAAGCTGTATGGATGCTGA